One window from the genome of Carnobacteriaceae bacterium zg-84 encodes:
- a CDS encoding OsmC family protein, with the protein MLYTTTATNTDGINGLVFLSDFPEKIKVSHPLDNDLGFNPEQLIALSWSTCLNATIQSLLKARGYAHINSKVDVTVDLQRESNGVGFFFDIKAVATIWTLPLDIATDIVESAHQRCPVSKLIKDAKTVQLSVQIAE; encoded by the coding sequence ATGTTATATACAACAACAGCAACGAATACGGACGGTATTAACGGATTAGTTTTTCTATCTGATTTCCCTGAAAAAATAAAAGTGTCACACCCACTTGACAATGACTTGGGGTTTAATCCAGAACAGTTGATAGCTCTGTCTTGGTCAACATGTTTAAATGCTACAATACAATCTTTATTGAAAGCACGAGGGTATGCACATATAAATTCTAAAGTAGATGTGACTGTTGATTTACAAAGAGAATCAAATGGTGTTGGTTTTTTCTTTGATATAAAAGCCGTTGCAACGATTTGGACATTACCACTTGATATAGCTACTGATATTGTTGAATCGGCACATCAACGATGTCCTGTATCCAAGTTAATCAAAGATGCAAAAACCGTTCAATTAAGTGTTCAAATTGCTGAATGA
- a CDS encoding beta-N-acetylglucosaminidase domain-containing protein encodes MNKIIKWISAMCVMFLCIIGATTIHATENAYQFYPTVQDITYQEENLSLSNQTISLYFGNGIDEETKAYARQLLTAHHIVFQEVTQKVDNGISLNVEITDTQENLFSHWDAYSLNINATGVHIIGKHKDAAYFGLTTLHQILTQATNQTLRYLTISDYADVKYRGFIEGYYGIPWSHENRQSLMQFAGQFKANTYIFAPKDDIYHSQQWKTLYPEEKLAQIRELVEVGKLTKTRFVWTIHPFMSGARFNFSQYEENYGYLINKFEQLYTTGVRQFGILADDVGSIDRNQLLRLLNDISQWAKDKGDVEDILFCPAGYNTSFQGNFSEMKKLNEAPDNIQFFWTGETVVNRVTNQTINRFKTSSTTDGHPGRAPYFWLNWPVNDYKKSRLLMGPAGTLLETGVTDLAGLVTNPMQQAQASKVGIFATINYGWNTHHFSSDDVWHDGMAYIEKNQTDALLEITRHLQDVSPSGHGLVMEESEAFKDLIASYQQAVENGTSIKEVGTSLIQKYQVLYQATQDFLNGAENEGLKEEMTPWVNTLANIAQASQSFIESAIALEDNDTEKAWLAYSKAATQEELSKTHTVQNISSVDKVEAGAKRLTPFMQFLKEKMADKVKRIVLPQHDDTQSAPETPTLVKSSHFNSIYSGSEANMLDNNPNTFVWYSVAGDSLPRDAYLGVDLHEVYRIGDIAFLQGTTSNDDIFKNAVLEYSVDGVTYQPFTDTLYNQKDVRYDATQQNIKARYIRLRNGDSTEKWAAMREISVTTLANQQLIETNVDSLKELPAKQTPQTFILNPTTQVTLQPNEYIGLDLQRIRSLKRVSIEHTSQLPIYAGTNRDDLKPYTLETVPNARYIVIKNTTDNPVTFDIQQFNVETNDVLPLKVKDTNFTDMENPLAAFDGDWNTKAWFKNSQLAGKYVVYDLGQTITLDKIKQIVSDSEHDYIRHGKISVSENGTDFTDVLTLGDTENDLEIEGVYPDREVQVLGKSANVNHLPVRYIKVMLTKNKSGDDKWVRFNEIVLNDREELKVSNNPTFDVTPAVRNADRPENMVDNRLNTAFRGSQDGGELLYHLSETAFHNALTVIQNDEVSHAKVSAQNRAGDWQEIGELTGGINTFNLKDKGDIVTVKLTWQENNRPVIYEMYTTNGINRLPLQNLLKEIATLNENDYAEGFPALKEKVTEANRVLQDDEATAEQIAQMVQALQDKVNQLKKYHLFISEDVTVKMADADTIKDLEMKVVPTTSPTLDQTNKEYDLYDIYFVKKGTTEKVEVTQPAKVILNINENKTVAEIVYINEQDEKESLSFDIMREENKVVFLATHFSKYGVVYTSSKPAEPEENKPDENKPDENKPDEVPVEQPKDEATTTTTTSQTETSQTETTTLTTTTKQEKTENTSTSVSTSVVPKEIADATMTKQRVHFISGSSQQVTDKNSTQNNRQKEQSKGLPNTGEQNHWLQVGLGAGLLLLGIGLWILYTRRKK; translated from the coding sequence ATGAATAAAATCATAAAATGGATAAGTGCCATGTGTGTGATGTTCCTTTGCATCATTGGAGCAACAACAATACATGCAACAGAAAACGCATATCAATTCTATCCAACAGTACAAGACATCACTTATCAAGAAGAAAATTTATCATTAAGTAATCAGACGATTTCGCTTTATTTTGGGAATGGAATTGATGAAGAAACGAAAGCTTATGCACGTCAGTTATTGACAGCACATCATATTGTTTTTCAAGAAGTAACTCAAAAAGTAGACAATGGTATATCATTAAATGTTGAAATAACGGATACACAAGAAAACTTGTTTAGTCATTGGGATGCTTATTCATTAAACATTAACGCAACAGGTGTTCATATTATTGGAAAACATAAAGATGCAGCGTATTTTGGTTTGACAACATTACATCAAATATTAACACAAGCAACAAACCAAACGCTTCGTTATCTTACAATTTCCGATTATGCAGATGTGAAATATCGTGGGTTTATTGAGGGGTATTACGGTATTCCATGGTCTCATGAAAATCGTCAATCTTTAATGCAATTTGCAGGTCAATTTAAGGCTAATACATATATTTTTGCACCAAAAGATGATATTTATCATAGTCAACAATGGAAAACTCTATATCCAGAAGAAAAATTAGCACAAATACGTGAATTAGTAGAAGTGGGTAAATTAACAAAAACACGGTTTGTTTGGACAATTCATCCATTTATGAGTGGGGCTCGCTTTAATTTTTCACAGTATGAAGAGAATTATGGTTATTTAATCAATAAATTTGAACAACTGTATACAACGGGGGTACGTCAATTTGGTATTTTAGCCGATGATGTTGGTTCTATTGATCGCAATCAATTATTACGTTTATTAAATGATATTAGTCAATGGGCAAAAGATAAAGGAGATGTAGAAGATATTCTATTTTGTCCGGCTGGCTATAATACATCTTTCCAAGGAAATTTTTCAGAAATGAAAAAACTGAATGAAGCACCGGATAATATTCAATTTTTCTGGACAGGTGAAACAGTTGTTAATAGAGTAACGAATCAAACAATCAATCGTTTTAAAACATCTTCTACAACAGATGGACACCCAGGTAGAGCACCGTATTTTTGGTTGAACTGGCCTGTAAATGATTATAAAAAAAGTCGTTTACTAATGGGCCCAGCTGGCACATTATTAGAAACAGGTGTTACTGATTTAGCTGGTTTAGTGACCAATCCAATGCAACAAGCACAAGCAAGTAAAGTTGGAATTTTTGCTACAATTAACTACGGTTGGAATACACACCATTTTTCTTCTGATGATGTGTGGCATGACGGTATGGCATATATTGAGAAAAACCAAACAGATGCTTTATTAGAAATTACAAGACATTTACAAGATGTATCTCCAAGTGGACATGGTTTAGTCATGGAGGAATCAGAAGCATTTAAAGATTTGATTGCATCTTATCAACAAGCAGTAGAAAATGGAACATCTATCAAAGAAGTAGGTACATCTTTGATACAAAAATATCAAGTATTGTATCAAGCAACACAAGATTTTTTAAATGGTGCTGAAAATGAAGGATTAAAAGAAGAAATGACACCATGGGTAAACACACTCGCCAATATTGCACAAGCAAGTCAGTCTTTTATTGAAAGTGCGATTGCTTTAGAAGATAACGATACAGAAAAAGCATGGTTGGCATATTCTAAAGCTGCAACACAAGAAGAATTATCAAAAACACATACTGTACAAAATATTAGTAGTGTAGATAAAGTAGAAGCAGGTGCAAAACGTTTAACGCCATTTATGCAGTTTTTAAAAGAGAAAATGGCAGATAAAGTGAAACGAATTGTATTGCCACAACATGATGACACACAATCTGCTCCAGAAACACCTACGCTAGTTAAATCATCTCATTTCAATAGTATTTATAGTGGTAGTGAAGCAAATATGCTTGATAATAATCCAAATACATTCGTTTGGTACAGTGTTGCGGGAGATTCATTACCTCGTGATGCCTATTTAGGCGTTGATTTACATGAGGTGTACCGTATTGGTGACATTGCCTTTTTACAAGGAACAACATCTAATGACGATATTTTTAAAAATGCGGTACTTGAATATTCAGTTGATGGTGTGACGTATCAACCTTTTACAGATACGCTTTACAATCAAAAAGATGTTCGATACGATGCTACACAACAAAATATAAAAGCACGTTATATTCGTTTGAGAAATGGTGATAGTACAGAAAAATGGGCTGCCATGAGAGAAATTAGTGTGACAACATTAGCCAATCAACAGCTTATTGAAACGAATGTTGATAGTTTAAAAGAATTACCGGCAAAACAAACACCACAAACATTTATATTAAATCCAACAACACAAGTGACATTACAACCAAATGAATACATTGGATTGGATTTACAACGTATTCGCTCTTTAAAACGAGTGTCTATTGAACACACTAGTCAATTACCAATTTATGCAGGAACAAATAGAGATGATTTAAAACCATATACATTGGAAACTGTTCCAAATGCACGTTATATTGTGATAAAAAATACAACAGATAATCCAGTAACATTTGATATTCAACAATTTAACGTCGAAACAAATGATGTTCTACCATTGAAAGTGAAAGATACAAACTTTACGGATATGGAAAATCCTTTAGCTGCATTTGACGGAGATTGGAATACTAAAGCATGGTTTAAAAATAGTCAATTAGCAGGGAAATACGTTGTGTACGATTTAGGTCAAACGATTACTTTAGACAAAATCAAACAAATTGTATCTGACTCAGAACATGACTATATTCGCCATGGTAAAATTTCAGTTTCTGAAAATGGTACAGATTTTACAGATGTTTTAACATTAGGAGATACTGAAAATGATTTAGAAATAGAAGGTGTTTATCCAGATAGAGAAGTCCAAGTTTTAGGTAAATCTGCTAATGTCAATCATTTACCTGTTCGTTACATTAAAGTGATGTTAACGAAAAATAAAAGTGGTGATGATAAATGGGTACGTTTTAATGAGATTGTGTTAAATGACCGTGAAGAATTAAAAGTATCCAATAATCCGACTTTTGACGTAACACCGGCTGTAAGAAATGCCGATAGACCAGAAAATATGGTAGACAATCGTTTAAATACAGCTTTTAGAGGTTCACAAGATGGAGGAGAGTTACTCTATCATTTATCAGAAACAGCTTTCCATAATGCTTTAACTGTTATTCAAAATGACGAAGTATCTCATGCGAAAGTAAGTGCTCAAAATCGTGCGGGTGACTGGCAAGAGATTGGCGAATTAACAGGTGGTATCAATACATTTAACTTAAAAGATAAAGGTGATATTGTTACTGTAAAACTAACATGGCAGGAAAATAATCGACCAGTCATTTATGAAATGTATACCACTAATGGCATCAATCGTTTACCATTACAAAACTTGTTAAAAGAAATTGCGACTTTAAACGAAAACGATTATGCAGAGGGGTTCCCTGCCTTAAAAGAAAAAGTGACAGAGGCAAATCGTGTGTTGCAAGATGATGAGGCAACAGCAGAACAAATTGCACAAATGGTACAAGCATTACAAGATAAAGTCAATCAATTAAAAAAATATCATCTATTTATCTCAGAAGATGTGACAGTGAAAATGGCAGATGCAGATACTATCAAAGACTTAGAGATGAAGGTTGTACCAACGACAAGTCCTACTTTAGATCAAACGAATAAAGAGTACGATTTATATGACATTTATTTCGTGAAAAAAGGAACGACTGAAAAAGTGGAAGTTACACAACCAGCTAAAGTCATATTAAATATAAACGAAAATAAAACAGTGGCAGAAATCGTATATATCAATGAGCAAGACGAAAAAGAAAGTTTATCATTTGACATAATGCGTGAAGAAAACAAAGTTGTATTCCTAGCAACACACTTTAGTAAATACGGTGTGGTGTATACATCATCTAAACCGGCTGAACCAGAAGAAAATAAACCGGACGAAAATAAACCAGATGAGAATAAACCGGACGAAGTACCTGTGGAACAACCAAAAGATGAAGCAACAACGACCACAACAACAAGTCAAACTGAAACAAGTCAGACAGAAACAACCACACTCACAACAACGACAAAACAAGAAAAAACAGAAAACACAAGCACATCTGTAAGTACAAGTGTTGTACCAAAAGAAATTGCAGATGCAACAATGACAAAACAAAGAGTACACTTTATTAGTGGCTCTTCACAACAAGTAACAGATAAAAACAGTACACAAAATAACCGTCAAAAAGAACAATCAAAAGGATTACCGAATACAGGGGAACAAAACCACTGGTTACAAGTAGGTTTAGGTGCTGGTTTATTATTACTAGGTATTGGACTATGGATACTTTATACACGTCGTAAAAAGTAA
- a CDS encoding discoidin domain-containing protein: MQMKKGLSILSMVAFLVGISGYHAMATETITQKVNIALNAQATTNDSETNYWGADKAVDGIINREESVKANQSRWSTNRGTTDKILTVDLGQERAFQECRIAWERQNVKGFRIEASHNGTDYTPVYEKNDDTYVELDTTVRLNTEQTARYVRLVVTNYDGGEINWASVSAYEFQVISEMTLPNLALHKEATSNGNEANSLAANKATDGNVDTRWASTVGQNQKWLQVDLGDVKTVGSVVLEWERKNAQDYTILVSENGQDWTEAKHITTAPDSFRETINLDQKHQARYIKVQINQFNPSAPNRTSDSPINWATVSIMELEAYSERIIPEKQVTLQDVANGLQIPDITSDMTTWTLPEVPNGYTVSFIGADLEQVIDRDLTIHKPLVDTPVVVNYKISNGTDSIETAAIPVTVPGQYTVEETDNAKPTVVPAIAEWKGHTGEFSATDSTRIVVNPTDRQALQEIVNSFKESYTELTGKPIDIVEGTDTQAGDIYFSLNPQNSGLKEEGYFMNIDDAIRVEASHVKGAFWSTQTLLQLLKQSTQIPKGLARDYPKYAVRGFVLDVGRKMISMEHLRNTLKLMAWYKMNDLHVHLNDNFINVERYQTTDNPYGAYSAFRLESNIKEGGNNGLNKQDLTSKDLFYTKAEFKAFIQEAKRKGIQVVPEFDTPAHALAFTKVRPDLTMTNHAVRRWVDHLEVSNPAALQFVKDVWNEYLDGDNATFGDTDVIHVGVDEFEGNNESFRKFTDDLLAFAHEKHKTPRLWGSLTAKSGQTPVRSENVQMNIWNTGWANPSAMYKAGYQLINTLDGPLYIVPGAGYYNDFLNTQNLYQTWEPNKMGSVTIPAGSEQMLGGAFAIWNDKIDLEANGITEYDVYKRFQAALPTLATKLWGNRDIGNYNTFTQALTQIGEPANHNPYYDVASKTDTIEKYTFNKQNLNDTSGNAYHGTDAENVEYADGKKGKALKLNGGTSYFNTPIQHIGPNNVVSFWVKVNPDAEGEQIVLESDKVAIKAVQKETGKMGISLEGYDHSFEYTLPKNEWVHVMIKGYQNKTELYVNDVLTDTLGRGQTGNKFTTLVVPASRVGSKTHALNGLLDDLIISKATPEEDDPIDPTNFTVSSDNENEDGRIQNAFDNDLNTIWHTKWSPAKQDLPATILIDMQKEIEIDKLGYVARQNGTNGDIKHFRLSVKTNESDDYTTIYEGRFSPDKAKQFASFAPSLARYIKLEVLEGEAGFGSAAEFSLYEHDMKKVLRDLVADVNDSYVQEDYTDSSWQDLVARKQEAQTVLDDEQATREQIDAAVEALNTAVNHLILKDESPTEQPTPPATTSTTSTTSTTSDSTSTETTTTQSTESSQTTTQTTTTQTTTQTTTETTTQSTTTQTTTTTETSRPNDETTTTRPAGEVTTSTTTQTTQSESPVTTTITSQDVTTSQSGQSTQPTSTTTRRTRVVRPLPSEFDKGKQNEHVLIDEKTGIQAINLQYDRAKHVLVVKEREAISALSSQPHIAYDIYVFNKKTQQIEQITGETKVFVPTRHHIQKVHYIKDNQVKEDVPFEDVSGGIVFYTTHFSVYALVYDKHDLPNTGTSHDFVWQTIGLMLCLSASVYLLRKKTK, encoded by the coding sequence ATGCAAATGAAAAAAGGTTTAAGCATTTTGTCTATGGTAGCATTTTTAGTCGGGATTAGTGGTTATCACGCTATGGCAACAGAAACAATCACACAAAAAGTTAATATTGCACTAAATGCACAGGCGACGACAAATGATTCAGAAACAAACTATTGGGGTGCTGATAAAGCTGTTGACGGTATTATCAATAGAGAAGAAAGCGTCAAGGCTAATCAATCTCGTTGGTCAACAAATAGAGGGACAACAGATAAAATATTAACAGTTGATTTAGGTCAAGAAAGAGCATTTCAAGAATGTCGTATCGCTTGGGAAAGACAAAATGTAAAAGGATTTCGTATCGAAGCATCTCATAACGGAACAGATTATACACCGGTTTATGAAAAAAATGATGATACTTATGTTGAATTAGACACAACTGTTCGATTAAATACAGAGCAAACAGCACGCTATGTACGATTGGTTGTGACCAATTATGACGGAGGAGAAATAAATTGGGCGTCTGTTTCTGCGTACGAATTTCAAGTGATTTCAGAAATGACATTGCCGAATTTAGCATTGCACAAAGAAGCTACATCAAATGGGAATGAAGCTAATAGTTTAGCAGCAAATAAAGCAACAGACGGTAATGTGGATACAAGATGGGCGAGTACCGTTGGACAAAACCAAAAATGGTTACAAGTCGATTTAGGTGACGTCAAAACAGTAGGTTCAGTCGTGTTAGAATGGGAGCGTAAAAATGCTCAAGATTACACAATACTTGTTTCTGAAAATGGACAAGATTGGACAGAAGCCAAACATATTACAACGGCACCAGACTCCTTTAGAGAAACGATAAATTTGGATCAAAAACATCAAGCACGCTATATTAAAGTTCAAATCAATCAATTCAATCCAAGTGCTCCAAATCGAACAAGTGATTCACCAATTAACTGGGCAACTGTTTCGATTATGGAACTAGAGGCATATAGTGAACGTATTATACCTGAAAAACAAGTAACACTCCAAGATGTTGCCAACGGCTTACAAATACCCGACATTACTTCAGACATGACAACGTGGACATTACCAGAAGTACCAAATGGATATACAGTTTCCTTTATTGGTGCAGATTTGGAACAAGTTATTGACAGAGATTTAACGATACACAAACCATTAGTTGATACACCTGTTGTGGTAAACTACAAAATCTCTAATGGTACAGACAGTATTGAAACAGCAGCTATTCCTGTTACGGTACCGGGACAATATACAGTTGAAGAAACAGATAATGCAAAACCAACTGTTGTTCCTGCGATTGCAGAATGGAAAGGTCACACAGGTGAGTTTTCTGCAACGGATAGCACGCGTATTGTTGTAAATCCTACTGATAGACAAGCCTTACAAGAGATTGTAAATAGTTTTAAAGAAAGTTATACAGAATTGACTGGCAAACCTATTGATATTGTGGAAGGGACAGATACCCAAGCAGGAGATATTTATTTCTCTTTAAATCCACAAAATAGTGGCTTAAAAGAAGAAGGCTATTTCATGAATATTGATGATGCTATTCGTGTAGAAGCTAGTCATGTCAAAGGTGCTTTTTGGTCTACACAAACGCTTTTACAACTTTTGAAACAATCTACACAAATACCAAAAGGACTTGCTAGAGATTATCCAAAATACGCTGTTCGTGGATTTGTATTAGATGTTGGTCGCAAAATGATTAGTATGGAGCATTTAAGAAATACATTAAAACTTATGGCTTGGTACAAAATGAATGACTTACACGTGCATTTAAATGATAATTTCATCAATGTCGAACGTTACCAAACAACAGATAACCCTTACGGTGCGTATTCAGCATTCCGTTTAGAGTCTAATATTAAAGAAGGCGGTAATAACGGGCTGAACAAACAAGACTTAACGAGTAAAGATTTATTCTATACAAAAGCAGAATTTAAAGCGTTTATCCAAGAAGCAAAACGCAAAGGTATACAAGTTGTTCCAGAATTTGATACACCTGCCCATGCCTTAGCTTTTACAAAAGTAAGACCTGATTTAACAATGACCAATCATGCCGTTAGACGTTGGGTAGACCACTTAGAAGTAAGCAATCCGGCTGCTTTACAATTCGTAAAAGATGTTTGGAATGAATATTTAGACGGAGATAATGCCACATTTGGAGATACAGACGTGATACATGTTGGGGTAGATGAATTTGAAGGAAATAACGAAAGTTTTAGAAAATTCACAGACGATTTACTTGCCTTTGCACATGAAAAACATAAAACACCAAGATTATGGGGTAGTTTAACAGCCAAATCAGGACAAACACCTGTTCGTTCTGAAAATGTTCAAATGAATATTTGGAATACAGGCTGGGCAAATCCTAGTGCGATGTATAAAGCAGGCTATCAACTTATCAACACATTAGACGGCCCTTTATATATTGTTCCGGGTGCAGGCTATTATAATGACTTCTTAAATACACAAAACTTATATCAAACATGGGAACCAAATAAAATGGGTTCTGTTACCATTCCAGCAGGATCTGAGCAAATGTTAGGTGGTGCCTTTGCGATTTGGAATGATAAAATTGACTTAGAAGCGAACGGTATTACAGAATACGATGTCTATAAACGTTTCCAAGCAGCTTTACCAACGCTTGCTACAAAATTGTGGGGAAACAGAGATATTGGCAACTACAATACTTTTACACAAGCACTTACACAAATAGGCGAGCCTGCAAACCATAATCCGTATTATGATGTTGCATCAAAAACAGATACGATTGAAAAATATACATTCAATAAACAAAATTTAAATGATACATCAGGAAATGCGTATCATGGAACAGATGCAGAAAATGTGGAGTACGCAGACGGCAAAAAAGGAAAAGCTTTAAAATTAAATGGTGGTACAAGTTACTTTAATACACCAATTCAACATATCGGTCCAAACAATGTTGTGTCATTTTGGGTAAAAGTAAACCCTGATGCAGAGGGTGAACAAATTGTATTAGAATCTGATAAAGTAGCCATAAAAGCAGTTCAAAAAGAAACTGGTAAAATGGGTATTTCACTTGAAGGATATGATCATTCATTCGAGTATACCTTACCAAAAAATGAATGGGTACATGTCATGATAAAAGGATACCAAAACAAAACGGAACTTTATGTAAATGATGTGCTAACAGATACTTTAGGAAGAGGACAAACTGGCAATAAATTTACGACACTTGTTGTTCCTGCTTCAAGAGTAGGTAGTAAAACACATGCTTTAAACGGTTTATTAGATGATTTAATTATTTCAAAAGCAACACCTGAGGAAGATGATCCGATTGATCCAACGAACTTTACGGTGTCTTCTGATAATGAAAATGAAGACGGACGTATTCAAAATGCATTTGACAATGATTTAAATACCATTTGGCATACAAAATGGAGTCCAGCTAAACAAGACTTACCAGCAACTATTTTAATAGATATGCAAAAAGAAATAGAGATTGATAAACTTGGTTATGTAGCTAGACAAAATGGTACAAACGGTGATATTAAACACTTTAGATTATCTGTGAAAACAAATGAATCTGATGACTATACAACTATATACGAAGGTAGATTTAGTCCAGATAAAGCAAAACAATTTGCCTCATTTGCACCTTCTCTTGCACGATATATCAAACTTGAAGTATTAGAGGGTGAAGCTGGATTTGGTTCAGCAGCTGAATTTTCTTTATACGAGCATGATATGAAAAAAGTGCTACGTGACTTAGTTGCAGATGTTAATGATAGTTATGTACAAGAAGATTATACTGATTCATCTTGGCAAGACCTAGTGGCACGTAAACAAGAAGCACAAACTGTATTAGATGATGAGCAGGCAACAAGAGAACAAATTGATGCAGCAGTTGAGGCGTTAAACACGGCTGTTAATCATCTTATCTTAAAAGATGAAAGCCCAACAGAACAACCAACGCCACCTGCGACAACATCAACGACATCAACAACATCAACAACATCAGATAGTACAAGCACAGAAACGACAACGACTCAAAGTACTGAAAGTAGTCAAACGACAACTCAAACAACAACGACCCAAACGACTACTCAAACAACAACAGAAACAACAACGCAAAGCACAACCACTCAAACAACGACGACAACAGAAACAAGCCGTCCAAATGATGAAACGACAACGACCCGTCCAGCTGGTGAGGTGACCACAAGTACAACGACTCAAACAACACAAAGTGAAAGTCCTGTCACAACAACAATAACAAGTCAAGATGTCACAACATCACAATCTGGACAAAGTACGCAACCAACATCAACGACAACACGCCGTACGAGAGTAGTACGTCCGTTGCCAAGTGAGTTTGACAAAGGGAAACAAAATGAACATGTGTTGATTGATGAAAAAACAGGTATTCAAGCCATTAATCTTCAATATGATAGAGCAAAACATGTTTTAGTCGTAAAAGAAAGAGAAGCTATCTCTGCTTTAAGTTCTCAACCACATATTGCTTATGACATATATGTATTCAACAAAAAAACACAACAAATTGAACAGATTACTGGAGAAACAAAAGTCTTTGTCCCAACGCGTCATCACATTCAAAAAGTACATTATATTAAAGATAATCAAGTGAAAGAAGATGTACCTTTTGAAGATGTATCAGGCGGTATTGTTTTCTATACAACGCATTTCTCTGTTTATGCTCTTGTATACGATAAACACGATTTACCAAATACAGGAACAAGTCATGACTTTGTATGGCAAACAATTGGTTTGATGCTATGTTTAAGTGCTAGTGTTTATCTATTACGTAAAAAAACAAAATAG